A single window of Neisseria chenwenguii DNA harbors:
- a CDS encoding alpha-amylase family protein codes for MLTQTQQVDLTLQHLKNYALAALTPKQRETVEKSADWKKFGERLAAHFPKLMYELDNVYGSNEALLPMLEQLISNAWQSYSARAKDLKKTDAAREENPDWILSNKQVGGVCYVDLFAGDLQGLKAKIPYFQELGLTYLHLMPLFKCPEGKSDGGYAVSSYREVNPALGTIDDLRDVIEALHKAGISAVVDFIFNHTSNEHEWAKECVSGNPLFDNFYYIFPDRWMPDQYDRTLREIFPDQHLGGFSQLEDGRWVWTTFNSFQWDLNYSNPWVFNAMAGEMMFLANLGVDILRMDAVAFIWKQMGTSCESLPQAHALIRAFNAVMRIAAPAVFFKSEAIVHPDEVVQYIGQDECQIGYNPLQMALLWNTLATREVNLLQQALTYRHNLPEHTAWVNYVRSHDDIGWTFADEDAAQFGIHGYDHRQFLNRFFVNRFDGSFAQGVPFQYNPATGDCRVCGTAAALAGLAQGDPFAVDRIKLLYSIAFSTGGLPLIYLGDEVGTLNDSEWENDSNKSDDSRWAHRPKFDEELYAQRHDASTNAGKIYQGLRHMIEIRQTNPRFDGGRLTTFNTNNKHIIGYLRNNALLAFGNFSEFPQTISTATLQAMPAKAKDLISGETVALNQDVVLQPYQVMWLEIA; via the coding sequence ATGTTGACCCAAACCCAACAGGTCGATCTGACCTTGCAACATCTGAAAAACTACGCGCTCGCGGCCTTGACGCCCAAGCAGCGGGAAACGGTTGAAAAATCGGCCGACTGGAAAAAGTTCGGCGAACGGCTGGCGGCGCATTTCCCCAAGCTGATGTATGAGTTGGATAATGTTTACGGCAGCAACGAAGCGCTTTTACCGATGCTGGAGCAGCTGATTTCAAATGCGTGGCAGAGCTATTCCGCGCGCGCTAAGGATTTGAAGAAAACCGATGCGGCGCGCGAGGAAAACCCGGATTGGATTTTGTCCAACAAACAGGTCGGCGGCGTTTGCTATGTGGATCTGTTTGCCGGTGACTTGCAGGGTTTGAAAGCGAAAATTCCGTATTTTCAAGAGCTTGGTCTGACTTATCTGCACCTGATGCCGCTCTTCAAATGCCCCGAGGGCAAGAGCGACGGCGGTTATGCGGTCAGCAGCTACCGCGAGGTGAATCCGGCGCTGGGCACGATTGACGATTTGCGCGATGTGATCGAAGCGCTGCACAAAGCAGGCATTTCCGCCGTGGTCGATTTTATTTTCAACCACACGTCAAACGAACACGAATGGGCGAAGGAATGCGTTTCCGGCAATCCGCTGTTTGACAATTTCTACTACATTTTCCCCGACCGCTGGATGCCCGACCAATACGACCGCACCCTGCGCGAAATCTTCCCCGACCAGCATCTGGGCGGTTTTTCGCAGCTTGAAGACGGCCGCTGGGTGTGGACGACGTTTAATTCGTTCCAATGGGATTTGAATTACAGCAACCCGTGGGTGTTTAACGCGATGGCGGGCGAGATGATGTTCCTTGCCAATCTGGGCGTGGACATTCTGCGCATGGACGCGGTGGCGTTTATCTGGAAACAGATGGGCACGAGCTGCGAAAGCCTGCCGCAGGCACACGCTTTAATCCGCGCGTTTAACGCCGTGATGCGCATCGCCGCGCCGGCAGTGTTTTTCAAATCCGAAGCGATTGTCCACCCCGACGAAGTGGTACAGTACATCGGGCAGGACGAATGCCAAATCGGCTACAACCCGCTTCAGATGGCCTTGCTGTGGAACACGCTGGCAACGCGCGAAGTCAACCTGCTCCAGCAGGCGCTAACCTACCGCCACAACCTGCCCGAACACACCGCATGGGTGAATTATGTGCGCAGCCACGACGACATCGGCTGGACGTTTGCCGACGAAGACGCCGCGCAGTTCGGCATCCACGGCTACGACCACCGCCAATTTCTCAACCGCTTCTTCGTCAACCGTTTCGACGGCAGCTTCGCGCAGGGCGTGCCGTTCCAATACAATCCGGCAACGGGCGACTGCCGCGTCTGCGGTACCGCCGCCGCGCTGGCCGGTTTGGCGCAGGGCGACCCGTTTGCCGTCGACCGCATCAAGCTGCTGTACAGCATCGCCTTCAGCACGGGCGGCCTGCCTCTGATTTACCTCGGCGACGAAGTGGGTACGCTCAACGACAGCGAATGGGAAAACGACAGCAACAAAAGCGACGACAGCCGCTGGGCGCACCGTCCGAAATTCGACGAAGAACTCTACGCCCAACGCCACGACGCTTCGACCAACGCAGGCAAAATCTATCAGGGCTTGCGCCATATGATCGAAATCCGCCAAACCAACCCGCGCTTCGACGGAGGCCGTCTGACCACGTTCAATACCAACAACAAACACATCATCGGCTACCTGCGCAACAACGCGCTGCTGGCATTCGGCAACTTCAGCGAGTTCCCGCAAACCATCAGCACCG